The genomic region TCGGCAGTCGGGCATGGGCATCGACCAGCCGGTCGCTGAACTCGCGCGGGTGCGACGTGGTGTAGCGGATCCGCTCGATGCCCGGGATCTCGCACACGCAGTCGAGCAGAGCCGCGAAGTCGGCGTCGGCGTCGTCACCGCTGCCGCGCCATGCGTTCACGTTCTGCCCGAGCAGGGTGATTTCGTGTACGCCGCGCTGCGCCAGTTCCGCCACTTCGACAAGCACGTCTTCGAGCGGACGCGAAATCTCCTCGCCGCGCGTGTAGGGAACAATGCAGTAGCTGCAGTACTTGCTGCAGCCTTCCATCACCGACACATAGGCAGAGGCGCCTTCGATACGCGCCGGCGGCAGGTTGTCGAACTTCTCGATCTCGGGAAACGAGATGTCGACCTGCGGCCGGCCGCTCGACAGTCGCCGCGCGATCATCTCGGGCAGGCGGTGCAGGGTCTGCGGCCCGAACACGAGGTCGACATAGGGTGCGCGGCCGATGATCGACTCGCCTTCCTGGCTGGCCACGCAGCCGCCGACGCCGATCAGCACACCGGGGCGTGCCGCCTTGAGTTCGCGTACCCGTCCGAGATCGTTGAACACCTTCTCCTGTGCCTTCTCGCGCACCGAGCAGGTATTGAACAGGATCACATCGGCCTCGGCGGGGTCCGATACCTGCTCCAGGCCGTTGCGGGCGTGCAGGATATCGGCCATCTTGTCCGAGTCGTACTCGTTCATCTGGCAGCCGAAGGTGCGGATGTAGAGCTTGCGCATGGGGCGGTCGCTGGAGGGCGGACGGGTCATCGGCCTGCCGGGCTCAGGCGCGGACGTGCCGTCGGCGCCTGGCGGGCGGGGGCGGTCAGCGCGCACGCAGCCGCTGGAGTTCGTCCGGCGTCAGCAGGAACATGCGCTGGACGTCTCCATTGCCGTCGAAGAAGATGTAGGCGGCAGCTCGGGGGGGAATCTGTGCATGCAGGATGGTGCGGTTGTTCTGGTCGACGATGATGCCGCCCGGTGCCATGCGGAACGCCCTTGAGTCGATCTGCACCATCGGTAGCGGCAAGGTCGGATTCGCAGCCAGGACGCCGACCACGCCGCCCGCAGGCAGGTTACGCTGGAACTGTGCCCTGGCCTCCGCCGGCGAGAACGCCACGGCGCAGAGGAGCAGCGCGAGCAGCGACAGCATGCCGCGCCGCTCATGCAAGGCGCGTTGCCAAGACGTGGCAGGGCCGACGGACAGCCCCCGGACAACGGAGCTGCCCGTGCGGCGGCCTGAGCGGCATGCCGTGCGGCAGACGGACTGAGCGACCTGGATAATGGACCGGGTCTCCGGAATACTTGGTGGCGAATCAGGGATTTGAACCCCGGACCAACGGATTATGATTCCGCTGCTCTAACCGCTGAGCTAATTCGCCACGGGGGTGCGGATTTTAGGTTCGCCCGCCGATCGAGTCAATGGAGGGCGCAATGATGGCTGTTTCTTTTTCCGCCGCAGGGTCGGCATCCCGACCCGATGCGGTCGTCGTTGGTGCCGGCCTGATCGGTGCCGCTGCCGTGCTGGGACTCACGGAGGCCGGGCTGCGCGTCTGCTGGGTGGCGGCGCCGGGCGCCGATGCCGGCCCGGCGGCGGCCCCTGGCGCAGCGCCCGGCTGGGACAGCCGGGTCTACGCGGTCAGCCCGGGCAGCATCGAATGGCTGTCTTCGGTCGGTGCCTGGCGTGGGGTGGACGGCACGCGGACCTGCGACGTGACCGCGATGCGGGTCAGTGGCGACGATGGCCGCTCGGGTATCGGCTTCGACAGCCACGATGCCCGCATGCCGCGGCTGGCGGTGATCTGCGAGTCGTCCAACCTCGCGTGCGCGCTGGAAAGGGCGGTTGCAGCCCGGGGCGATACGGTCACCCGCATCGCCGGTCCGGTGGTCGACCTGCGTGTCGGCGAGCGTACGGCATCGGTCGGCCTGTCCGGCGGTACGACGTTACGCACGCCGCTGGTGGTCGCAGCCGATGGGGCCGGATCGACCGTGCGCGAGCTGGCCGGTATTGCCGTCGACCGGCGCGACTACGGCCATACCGCGGTGGTCGCGAACTTCCGGTGCGCTGTGCCGCACCACGGCGTGGCCCGACAGTGGTTCTTCGGCGACGCGGTGCTGGCGCTGCTGCCGCTGCCCGGCGACCTGCGCTCGATGGTCTGGTCGTGTGCCGACGCGCATGCGGCCTGGCTGCTCGGCCTGCCGCTCGAGGCGCTGGCCGGCGAGGTGGCACGGGTCGCCGGCGGCGAGGCTGGCAGCCTGCAGGCGCTGGCGCCCGCCTGCGGCTTCCCGCTGCGCCTGCAGCGCGTGTCGCAGCTGGTAGGTCCGCGGGTGGCGCTGGTAGGCGATGCCGCGCATACCGTGCATCCGCTGGCCGGGCAGGGGATGAACCTCGGCTTCGGTGACTGCCGGGAACTGTCCGCCGTGCTGTCCGCGCGCGGTCCGCAGTCGGATCCCGGCGACCTCGGTCTGCTGCGGCGCTACCAGCGCGGGCGCGCCGAACCGATCGCCACGATGCGATTCGCAACGGACGGTCTGTTCAGGTTGTTCTCGTCCACGCTGCCCGGCGTGGCCCGCCTGCGCAACTTCGGCATGGGATGGGTCGACCGGACGCCCTTGCTCAAGCGGGAGCTGATGGCTGCCGCGATGGACTGAACGCCCGCCGTTCGCACGCTCAGGCACGCCGCATGTCGGCCTGGCGCCGCACAGGTGCGGCGGCATGCGACGATACTCAGGGCATGTCGCCTCTTCCAGCCCCTGTACCTACGGAAAAAACATCGATGAAGCTCTTCCGAACCTGTCGCTGGCTCGCCGCCTGCTTCCTTGCGCTGTCGTCCGCACTGCCGCTGTCGGCAGGAGCCCAGGAGCAGCTGATCCGCAAGGCGATTGGCGAGAAGTTCCCGAATGCGAAGGTCGAAAGCATCACGAAGACCCCGTTCCCGGGGCTGCTCGAAATGGTGATCGACGGTACCGTGTTCTACACCGACGAGAAGTTCACGTTCGTGGTCGACGGCAGTCTGATCGAGACCAAGACATGGAGCAACATCACCCAGGCCCGGCGCGACGAGATCGAGGCGCGGCTGCAGGGCCCGATCGCGTTCCGCGAGTTGCCGCTGTCCCAGGCGGTGAAGACCGTCAAGGGCAATGGCCGGCGCGTGATCGCGACCTTCGAAGACCCGAACTGCGGCTTCTGCCGGCAGTTCCACAGCCAGCTCGCGAAGCTGAACGACGTGACGATCTACACCTTCCTGTATCCGATCATCTCGCCGCCCGATTCGGTGGAGAAGTCGCGTGCGGTCTGGTGCTCGAAGGATCGTTCGCGGGCAT from Rhodocyclaceae bacterium harbors:
- a CDS encoding DsbC family protein produces the protein MKLFRTCRWLAACFLALSSALPLSAGAQEQLIRKAIGEKFPNAKVESITKTPFPGLLEMVIDGTVFYTDEKFTFVVDGSLIETKTWSNITQARRDEIEARLQGPIAFRELPLSQAVKTVKGNGRRVIATFEDPNCGFCRQFHSQLAKLNDVTIYTFLYPIISPPDSVEKSRAVWCSKDRSRAWDEVMTTGKIAPAAANCKAPIDEVLRLGQKYNVKSTPTIFLSDGTRLRGALPVEQLELAIAAAAKAPRK
- the miaB gene encoding tRNA (N6-isopentenyl adenosine(37)-C2)-methylthiotransferase MiaB, giving the protein MRKLYIRTFGCQMNEYDSDKMADILHARNGLEQVSDPAEADVILFNTCSVREKAQEKVFNDLGRVRELKAARPGVLIGVGGCVASQEGESIIGRAPYVDLVFGPQTLHRLPEMIARRLSSGRPQVDISFPEIEKFDNLPPARIEGASAYVSVMEGCSKYCSYCIVPYTRGEEISRPLEDVLVEVAELAQRGVHEITLLGQNVNAWRGSGDDADADFAALLDCVCEIPGIERIRYTTSHPREFSDRLVDAHARLPKLAAHVHLPVQSGSDRVLAAMKRGYTALEYKSIVRRLRRACPDISITSDFIVGFPGESEEDFMHTLKLAETMAFDGSFCFAYSARPGTPAAGMADDVPADVKNARVRRLQALVDATAAAVSESMVGSLQRVLVTGPSRRDPSELAARTSNNRVVNFAGAARLIGRIIDIEITEARAHTLRGVVPGSLPPQLADDPAGAAAGTVR
- a CDS encoding FAD-dependent monooxygenase — translated: MMAVSFSAAGSASRPDAVVVGAGLIGAAAVLGLTEAGLRVCWVAAPGADAGPAAAPGAAPGWDSRVYAVSPGSIEWLSSVGAWRGVDGTRTCDVTAMRVSGDDGRSGIGFDSHDARMPRLAVICESSNLACALERAVAARGDTVTRIAGPVVDLRVGERTASVGLSGGTTLRTPLVVAADGAGSTVRELAGIAVDRRDYGHTAVVANFRCAVPHHGVARQWFFGDAVLALLPLPGDLRSMVWSCADAHAAWLLGLPLEALAGEVARVAGGEAGSLQALAPACGFPLRLQRVSQLVGPRVALVGDAAHTVHPLAGQGMNLGFGDCRELSAVLSARGPQSDPGDLGLLRRYQRGRAEPIATMRFATDGLFRLFSSTLPGVARLRNFGMGWVDRTPLLKRELMAAAMD